One genomic window of Sodaliphilus pleomorphus includes the following:
- a CDS encoding CTP synthase: METRYIFVTGGVVSSLGKGIISSSIARLLLSRGFNVTIQKFDPYINIDPGTLNPYEHGECYVTVDGHEADLDLGHYERFTNIKTTRANNITTGRVYQSVIDKERRGDYLGKTVQIIPHITDEIKRDVKLLANTGKYDFVITEIGGTVGDIESTPFLEAVRQLKWELGNRCICVHLTYVPYIKAAKELKTKPTQHSVKMLQQVGIQPDILVLRTEKEIPLAMRRKVAQFCNVSVEAVTQSVDCPTIYEVPLMMHAQKLDNIILDKTATPYSGEPDLTKWNKFLDHMKKATHVVTIGLVGKYVELQDAYKSIDESLLQAATYHDHKLKIKYISSEKLNDGNVEEQLSGMDGVIVAPGFGVRGTEGKFVALKWCREHDMPTFGICLGMQCMVIEFARNVLGLAEANSTELDPNTPYNVIDLMEEQKSVTNMGGTMRLGAYACHLKPGTKVAEAYGKLDIEERHRHRFEFNDDYRKQFEAAGMECVGENPDTHLVEVVEMPSKKWYIGTQYHPEYSSTVLNPHPLFMNFIEAAIANKEEKEKKVKQQ; this comes from the coding sequence GTGGAGACAAGATACATTTTTGTGACCGGCGGTGTGGTTTCATCCCTTGGAAAAGGCATCATCTCATCGTCGATAGCCCGCCTGCTTCTCTCGCGAGGCTTCAATGTGACAATTCAGAAGTTTGACCCCTACATCAACATTGATCCAGGCACGCTCAACCCCTATGAGCACGGCGAGTGCTATGTCACCGTCGACGGTCACGAGGCCGACTTGGACCTGGGGCACTACGAGCGTTTCACCAACATCAAGACGACTCGCGCCAACAACATCACAACGGGCCGAGTGTATCAGAGTGTGATCGACAAAGAACGCCGTGGCGACTATCTGGGCAAAACGGTGCAAATCATCCCTCACATCACCGACGAGATAAAACGCGATGTGAAATTGCTGGCCAACACAGGAAAATACGACTTTGTAATCACCGAAATAGGCGGCACAGTGGGCGACATCGAGTCGACCCCGTTTCTTGAGGCTGTGCGCCAGCTCAAGTGGGAGCTGGGCAACCGCTGCATATGCGTGCACCTCACCTATGTGCCCTATATCAAGGCTGCCAAGGAGCTCAAGACCAAGCCCACACAACACAGCGTGAAGATGCTGCAGCAAGTGGGCATCCAGCCCGACATACTGGTGCTGCGCACCGAGAAAGAGATACCGCTGGCCATGCGGCGCAAGGTGGCGCAATTCTGCAATGTCTCGGTCGAGGCCGTGACCCAATCGGTCGACTGCCCCACCATCTACGAGGTGCCGCTCATGATGCATGCCCAAAAGCTCGACAACATCATTCTCGACAAGACGGCCACCCCCTACAGCGGCGAGCCCGACTTGACCAAGTGGAACAAATTTCTCGACCACATGAAGAAAGCCACCCACGTGGTAACAATAGGCCTCGTGGGCAAATATGTGGAGCTGCAAGACGCCTACAAGTCGATCGACGAGTCGCTGTTGCAGGCCGCCACCTACCACGACCACAAGCTGAAAATCAAATACATAAGCAGCGAGAAGCTCAACGACGGCAACGTCGAGGAGCAACTGAGCGGCATGGACGGCGTGATTGTGGCGCCAGGCTTCGGAGTGCGTGGCACCGAGGGAAAATTTGTGGCCCTCAAGTGGTGTCGCGAACACGACATGCCCACCTTCGGCATATGCCTGGGCATGCAATGCATGGTCATCGAGTTTGCCCGCAACGTGTTGGGCCTTGCCGAGGCCAACAGTACCGAGCTCGACCCCAACACGCCCTACAACGTGATCGACCTGATGGAAGAGCAAAAGAGCGTGACCAACATGGGCGGCACCATGCGCCTGGGCGCCTATGCCTGCCACCTGAAGCCTGGAACCAAGGTGGCCGAGGCCTATGGCAAGCTCGACATCGAGGAGCGGCATCGCCATCGTTTCGAGTTCAACGACGACTACCGCAAGCAATTTGAAGCCGCTGGCATGGAGTGTGTGGGCGAGAATCCCGATACCCATCTGGTCGAGGTTGTGGAGATGCCCAGCAAGAAGTGGTATATAGGCACACAGTACCATCCCGAGTACAGCAGCACGGTGCTCAATCCGCACCCGCTGTTTATGAACTTCATTGAAGCTGCAATCGCCAACAAGGAGGAAAAAGAAAAAAAAGTAAAACAACAATAG
- a CDS encoding glycoside hydrolase family 25 protein → MARGRRRRHRSTRSRRRRKRSGRLLNCLVATGLAALVMLAAALYWLWSGTRRPHVEIDPARYPVTGIDISQHNGDDIDYDKVRASGITFVYIKASEGTRGRDKNFLTNARKARQAGLVTGAYHYFRKGADGRLQARNFLQAVSHTRLDLPLVVDVEDWLNDPKVSNHATATGVRAMLDYLLMHGRRVMLYTNREGYKKWVKPYFASIDLWLCAFNPPQDLEQERHVMQQYSHWGTVDGIDGDVDLDVFNGSHAEWQRWLEAGS, encoded by the coding sequence ATGGCACGAGGCCGACGGCGACGACATAGATCAACCCGCAGCAGGCGCAGGCGCAAGCGCAGTGGCCGGCTGCTGAACTGCCTGGTGGCAACAGGGCTGGCAGCACTGGTCATGCTTGCAGCAGCGTTGTACTGGCTGTGGAGCGGCACGAGGCGCCCCCACGTGGAGATCGACCCAGCCCGCTACCCGGTGACGGGTATCGACATATCGCAGCACAACGGCGACGACATCGACTACGACAAGGTGCGGGCCAGCGGCATCACCTTTGTCTACATCAAGGCGAGCGAGGGCACCCGGGGGCGCGACAAGAATTTCCTGACCAACGCCCGCAAGGCGCGACAAGCAGGTCTTGTCACAGGAGCCTACCACTACTTCCGCAAGGGAGCCGACGGGCGGTTGCAGGCACGCAATTTCTTGCAGGCTGTGAGCCACACCCGCCTCGACCTGCCCCTGGTCGTCGACGTCGAAGACTGGCTCAACGACCCCAAGGTGAGCAATCATGCCACGGCAACAGGTGTGCGCGCCATGCTCGACTACCTGCTCATGCACGGGCGGCGCGTGATGCTCTACACCAACCGCGAGGGCTACAAGAAGTGGGTGAAACCCTACTTTGCAAGCATCGACCTGTGGCTGTGTGCCTTCAACCCACCCCAGGACCTCGAGCAAGAACGCCACGTGATGCAGCAATACAGCCATTGGGGCACGGTCGACGGCATCGACGGCGATGTAGATCTTGACGTGTTCAACGGTAGCCACGCCGAGTGGCAACGCTGGCTCGAGGCCGGCTCGTGA
- the yidC gene encoding membrane protein insertase YidC produces MDKNTIIGWVLIGLIFIGWMTMTNKQAQKEQQAQQKAQKEQVEAEKAHAAAVAVRDSMSADELALLKQNIEQFGGDSAKIAAGSNSVSLAQGQLEGTLNVDGQAVDVAQLLAGKVASTQVNNDALKALRDLSDTYGKNGPLASKLKGTNQIVKLKNDSLEIEISSKGGMITRATLLGWPSANLDEHHKLNTEQKHLKPVELFSPGENSYSFVLNTNERRYDTKDFYFTPRQLNDTTVEMDLNMPGNAMFGIRYTLAKGGNYMVRMELVQRNMEAIVPTNVSDMDFNWHQKMGRHEEGKMFEERNSTIYYQYAESDGGGDVKYLPETSAKEEDMQDRLKWISTKGQFFSAVLIADNSFVGARLKSVPTEQGTPEYQRFLKNLSISSSLDYKSTVSRPASFFFYFGPNRYRILSHYKDMMAKYSSASKNEAAYNNLELTRLIPLGWTLFRWINTYIVIPVFNWLGTFIHSYGIIILILTILIKLVLSPLTYKSYKSQAVMRILAPDIQAINEKYPGQDNAMKRQQKTMALYNQAGANPMGGCLPMLLQFPILVAVFAFFPSCIELRGQSFLWAHDLSAPDAIVSWSGQIPFITNYFGNHISLFCLLMTATNIIYTYLTMQSQAQSSSMPGMKWMMYLMPVFFLVFFNNYAAGLSYYYFVSLLITIIQTYAIRAMIKEDKVRAQMAANAKKPKKKSGFMARLEEAQRQQQAALREQQKKNGKKRR; encoded by the coding sequence ATGGACAAAAACACGATCATAGGCTGGGTGCTGATTGGTCTCATTTTCATCGGTTGGATGACAATGACCAACAAGCAGGCGCAGAAGGAACAACAGGCGCAACAGAAAGCCCAGAAAGAACAGGTCGAAGCTGAGAAAGCCCATGCCGCAGCAGTTGCTGTGCGCGACAGCATGAGTGCCGACGAGCTCGCATTGCTCAAGCAGAACATCGAGCAGTTTGGCGGCGACTCGGCCAAGATTGCGGCCGGCAGCAACAGCGTGAGCCTGGCTCAAGGCCAGCTCGAGGGCACGCTCAACGTCGATGGCCAAGCCGTCGACGTGGCACAGTTGCTCGCTGGCAAGGTAGCCAGCACACAGGTCAACAACGACGCGCTCAAGGCGCTGCGCGACCTGAGCGACACCTACGGCAAAAACGGCCCGCTGGCCAGCAAGCTCAAGGGCACCAATCAAATCGTGAAACTGAAAAACGACTCGCTCGAGATCGAGATATCAAGCAAGGGCGGCATGATCACACGCGCCACCCTGCTGGGATGGCCCAGTGCCAACCTCGACGAGCACCACAAGCTCAACACCGAGCAGAAGCACTTGAAGCCCGTCGAGCTGTTTTCGCCAGGCGAAAACAGCTACAGCTTTGTGCTCAACACCAACGAGCGCCGTTACGACACCAAGGATTTCTACTTCACACCACGCCAGCTCAACGACACAACGGTGGAGATGGACCTCAACATGCCCGGCAACGCGATGTTTGGCATACGCTACACACTGGCCAAAGGGGGCAACTACATGGTGCGCATGGAACTCGTGCAGCGCAACATGGAGGCCATCGTCCCGACCAACGTCTCCGACATGGACTTCAACTGGCACCAAAAGATGGGCCGCCACGAGGAGGGCAAGATGTTTGAGGAGCGCAACAGCACCATCTACTACCAGTATGCCGAGTCCGACGGCGGGGGCGATGTGAAATACCTCCCCGAGACCTCGGCCAAGGAAGAGGACATGCAAGACCGGCTGAAGTGGATATCGACCAAGGGGCAGTTCTTCTCGGCCGTGCTCATCGCCGACAACAGCTTTGTGGGAGCCAGGCTCAAGAGTGTGCCCACCGAGCAAGGCACCCCCGAGTACCAGAGGTTTCTCAAGAACTTGAGCATAAGCAGCTCGCTCGACTACAAGTCGACCGTGTCGCGCCCCGCCTCGTTCTTCTTCTACTTCGGCCCCAACCGGTATCGCATTCTGAGCCACTACAAGGACATGATGGCCAAGTACTCGAGCGCATCCAAGAACGAGGCTGCCTACAACAACCTTGAGCTCACTCGCCTCATCCCGCTGGGCTGGACCCTATTCCGGTGGATCAACACCTACATTGTGATTCCAGTGTTCAACTGGCTGGGCACGTTTATACACAGCTACGGCATCATCATTCTCATTCTCACCATTCTCATCAAGCTGGTGCTCTCACCGCTCACCTACAAGAGCTACAAGTCGCAGGCTGTGATGCGCATCTTGGCGCCCGACATCCAGGCCATCAACGAGAAGTATCCCGGTCAGGACAACGCTATGAAGCGCCAGCAGAAGACGATGGCCCTCTACAACCAGGCCGGAGCCAACCCCATGGGCGGCTGCTTGCCCATGCTGCTGCAATTTCCCATACTGGTGGCCGTGTTTGCGTTCTTCCCCTCGTGCATCGAGCTGCGTGGGCAGTCGTTCTTGTGGGCCCACGACCTGTCGGCCCCCGATGCCATCGTGTCGTGGAGCGGCCAGATACCGTTTATCACCAACTACTTCGGCAACCACATCAGCCTGTTCTGCCTGCTCATGACAGCAACCAACATCATCTACACCTACTTGACGATGCAGTCGCAGGCACAGAGCAGCTCCATGCCGGGCATGAAGTGGATGATGTATCTCATGCCGGTGTTCTTCCTGGTATTCTTCAACAACTATGCAGCCGGCCTGAGCTACTACTACTTTGTGTCGCTGCTCATCACCATCATCCAGACCTATGCCATAAGAGCAATGATCAAGGAGGACAAGGTGAGGGCTCAAATGGCGGCCAATGCCAAGAAGCCCAAGAAGAAAAGCGGCTTCATGGCTCGCCTCGAAGAGGCCCAGCGCCAGCAGCAAGCCGCCCTGCGCGAGCAGCAGAAGAAGAACGGCAAAAAGCGCCGTTAA